In one Vibrio sp. CB1-14 genomic region, the following are encoded:
- a CDS encoding GntR family transcriptional regulator has product MVKYQGIYNEMKARILAGEYSPSGKLPDGKSLANEFQCSEITLKKALDYLVKEGLVVRKRGAGSFVKQPSSPVSDSHLLGTKKRAEEKGKSVKTRVVKFVKVNADKAIADKLKCQIGEPVYDITRVRVLDGVPTIIEYIYLSANIIPRLAIEDVKASIYGYITGKLGLTIHSANLKITIANATIAEAEHLSLPVGDNIVSVAQNAYLDNGQIFEYSVAKHTCDTFEFSTTYVKSETQL; this is encoded by the coding sequence ATGGTGAAATATCAGGGCATTTACAACGAAATGAAGGCCAGGATTTTAGCGGGCGAATATTCACCATCGGGTAAGCTTCCCGATGGAAAATCGTTGGCGAATGAATTTCAGTGTAGTGAGATAACGCTTAAGAAAGCCCTAGACTACTTGGTTAAAGAAGGTTTAGTCGTGCGTAAGCGTGGGGCGGGTTCGTTTGTTAAGCAGCCTTCAAGTCCAGTATCTGATTCACATCTACTGGGCACCAAAAAAAGAGCAGAAGAGAAAGGTAAGTCGGTCAAAACGCGCGTGGTTAAGTTTGTCAAAGTGAATGCCGATAAGGCTATCGCCGATAAACTGAAATGCCAGATAGGTGAACCAGTCTACGACATTACTCGTGTCCGTGTGCTTGATGGTGTGCCAACTATTATTGAGTACATCTACTTGTCCGCTAACATCATTCCTCGTTTAGCGATCGAGGATGTTAAAGCATCCATCTATGGTTATATCACTGGTAAGCTCGGCCTTACGATACATAGCGCTAATCTTAAAATCACCATCGCTAATGCGACCATAGCGGAGGCGGAGCACCTCAGTCTGCCTGTTGGAGACAATATAGTGAGTGTCGCTCAGAATGCTTACTTGGATAACGGCCAAATTTTTGAATACTCCGTCGCTAAGCACACTTGCGACACGTTCGAGTTCTCAACAACTTACGTCAAGAGCGAAACGCAGCTGTAA
- a CDS encoding DMT family transporter, whose product MTTTFDSIVPVGVRYMVLSALGFALMSACVKYVSTYGIPVFEIVAARALVSLVLSYLDVKRKGISVWGHNRPLLLLRGIVGSLALICVYYAVTTLPLAEATILQYIHPIFTALLAFWFLKESIQKSTIICIVLSIFGLTFMVGPTLGSNTAESLPLFSVGIALLGAFGSSIAYVIVRKLSQTEDSSVIIFYFPLVALPVSILLIGDDFVMPDWYLTMMLVLVGVFTQIGQLGLTKAMQTQAAGKASAYSYVQIVFSILLGLALFNEVPTVWTYIGGSLIVIGALVNTFGKRVASK is encoded by the coding sequence ATGACCACAACTTTTGACTCCATCGTCCCTGTCGGCGTTCGCTACATGGTGTTATCAGCGCTTGGCTTTGCGCTGATGTCGGCCTGTGTGAAATACGTGAGCACTTATGGTATTCCCGTATTTGAAATCGTAGCAGCGCGTGCATTGGTTTCACTGGTGCTAAGCTACCTAGATGTCAAAAGGAAAGGTATTTCTGTGTGGGGGCACAATAGGCCTTTGCTGCTATTGCGCGGTATCGTCGGCTCACTGGCTTTGATTTGTGTGTACTACGCAGTGACAACGCTACCTCTAGCCGAAGCAACAATACTCCAGTATATCCACCCTATTTTCACCGCCCTACTTGCGTTCTGGTTTCTAAAAGAAAGTATTCAGAAGTCGACCATCATTTGTATCGTGCTGAGTATTTTCGGCTTAACGTTTATGGTGGGGCCAACATTAGGCAGCAATACCGCGGAGTCACTGCCGTTATTTAGTGTGGGTATTGCGCTCCTTGGCGCATTTGGCAGCTCTATCGCTTACGTTATCGTTAGAAAGCTAAGCCAAACTGAAGACAGCTCAGTGATCATTTTCTATTTCCCATTGGTCGCATTGCCAGTCTCAATTCTATTAATTGGCGACGATTTCGTGATGCCAGATTGGTATCTCACTATGATGTTGGTGCTGGTGGGCGTCTTCACACAAATAGGTCAACTAGGTTTAACCAAAGCAATGCAAACCCAAGCAGCGGGTAAAGCTTCGGCATACTCCTATGTCCAGATTGTGTTCTCTATTTTGCTAGGTTTGGCGTTGTTCAATGAAGTCCCCACTGTTTGGACCTACATTGGTGGCTCACTCATTGTGATAGGGGCTCTCGTCAATACCTTCGGTAAACGAGTCGCTTCTAAATAA
- a CDS encoding PolC-type DNA polymerase III, producing the protein MTAPATSAIVLDFETTGLSPNQGDRAIEIGAVKLENGQVVDRFQSLMNPGFRVSSFIEGYTGITNNMLSHAPSCDEVMSEFVDFIGDANLVAHNASFDKRFLDAELDLIGKGYGGEFACSLLVSRRLNQEANSHKLGDLVAYHNIANDGVFHRALADAEVTASLWLLLVNSLTENHAIAQPSFELMQKLAKQPKASVGKFLTKHK; encoded by the coding sequence ATGACCGCACCCGCCACTTCCGCTATCGTACTCGACTTTGAGACTACGGGCTTATCACCGAACCAAGGCGATCGCGCTATCGAAATTGGTGCCGTGAAACTGGAAAATGGCCAAGTGGTTGATCGCTTTCAATCATTGATGAATCCAGGTTTTCGAGTCAGCAGCTTCATCGAGGGCTACACAGGCATCACCAACAATATGCTTAGCCACGCACCAAGCTGTGACGAAGTGATGAGTGAGTTCGTCGATTTTATTGGCGATGCCAATCTAGTGGCTCACAACGCTTCTTTCGATAAGCGTTTTCTAGATGCAGAACTGGATCTAATTGGTAAAGGTTATGGTGGAGAGTTTGCTTGTTCACTTTTGGTTTCTCGCCGATTAAACCAAGAAGCAAATTCACACAAATTGGGTGATCTGGTGGCTTACCATAACATTGCTAACGATGGTGTATTTCACCGCGCATTAGCTGACGCCGAAGTGACAGCGTCACTCTGGTTGCTTCTTGTGAACTCTCTTACCGAGAATCACGCAATTGCACAACCAAGTTTTGAGTTGATGCAAAAGCTCGCCAAGCAACCAAAAGCATCAGTTGGGAAATTCTTAACCAAACACAAATAG
- a CDS encoding glutamate synthase-related protein has protein sequence MSKPIIAGNTPIKVEVKTGQDYYFCTCGRSKNQPFCDGSHAGTDFKPKSFSVYKDGDAFLCRCKHTANPPYCDGSHKQFSNEQVGTEGPGVTAKANDAPVATQTKEEPTVEFIHQLAREGLSKLGHHGPMTSMGVPRHLLPHWDDLQVMVAQMATKPLLEDAVVGTELVIGPQAKKPLKLNIPLFVSDMSFGALSEEAKVSLATGAELAGTGICSGEGGMLPEEQAANSRYFYELASAGFGYDEDKLKSVQAFHFKGGQGAKTGTGGHLPGNKNIGKISQVRGIPEGEPAISPPTFKDLNSAEDFKAFADRVREVTGGIPIGFKLSANHIEEDIQFALDASADYIILDGRGGGTGAAPEMFRDHISVPTIPALARARRYLDEQGMSGKVTLIITGGLRVPMDFVKAMALGADGVAISNSAMQSIGCVAARMCNTNNCPAGIATQKADLRQRLNVDKASNQLKNFFEASVTLMQVMARACGHHDLSQFNRNDLTTWDRDMAHLSGVKYSGYEH, from the coding sequence ATGAGCAAACCCATAATCGCTGGCAACACACCTATCAAGGTCGAAGTGAAAACAGGGCAAGACTATTATTTTTGTACCTGTGGACGCTCGAAAAACCAACCCTTTTGTGACGGCTCCCATGCAGGAACAGACTTCAAACCAAAAAGCTTTTCTGTCTACAAAGACGGAGATGCCTTTTTATGTCGATGCAAACACACCGCCAATCCTCCTTATTGCGATGGCAGCCACAAACAGTTTTCAAACGAACAAGTAGGTACTGAAGGGCCGGGTGTCACCGCTAAAGCAAATGACGCCCCAGTCGCTACCCAAACTAAAGAGGAGCCTACCGTTGAGTTTATTCATCAGCTCGCGCGCGAAGGACTATCAAAGCTTGGGCATCATGGCCCCATGACCTCGATGGGTGTACCACGACATCTATTACCTCATTGGGATGATCTGCAAGTCATGGTGGCTCAAATGGCGACAAAACCCTTGTTGGAAGATGCGGTGGTGGGTACAGAGCTTGTGATTGGTCCGCAAGCCAAAAAGCCGCTTAAGCTTAATATTCCCTTATTCGTATCTGACATGAGCTTTGGCGCGCTATCTGAGGAAGCAAAGGTTTCGTTGGCAACGGGTGCTGAGCTAGCAGGAACGGGTATTTGTTCAGGGGAGGGAGGCATGCTTCCTGAAGAGCAAGCTGCCAACTCGCGCTACTTTTACGAGCTTGCCAGTGCTGGCTTTGGTTACGATGAGGACAAGCTCAAATCAGTGCAAGCTTTTCACTTCAAAGGTGGGCAGGGTGCGAAAACGGGTACTGGCGGGCATCTTCCAGGTAACAAGAATATAGGCAAAATATCTCAAGTTCGCGGCATCCCCGAAGGCGAGCCAGCCATCTCGCCCCCGACCTTTAAAGATCTCAATAGCGCTGAAGACTTCAAAGCATTTGCAGACCGAGTACGAGAAGTCACAGGAGGCATACCAATCGGTTTTAAACTGAGTGCGAACCATATTGAAGAAGACATTCAGTTCGCCCTAGATGCCAGCGCGGATTACATCATTTTAGATGGGCGAGGCGGCGGTACTGGTGCTGCACCAGAAATGTTTCGTGATCACATCAGTGTGCCAACCATTCCTGCTCTAGCGAGAGCGCGGCGATATCTAGATGAGCAAGGGATGAGTGGCAAAGTGACGCTCATCATAACTGGTGGGCTGCGCGTCCCAATGGATTTTGTGAAAGCGATGGCGCTGGGTGCCGATGGGGTCGCAATATCAAATAGTGCCATGCAATCAATAGGCTGTGTAGCGGCGAGAATGTGTAATACCAATAATTGCCCAGCCGGGATCGCCACTCAAAAAGCCGACTTGCGCCAAAGATTGAATGTAGACAAAGCGTCAAACCAACTTAAGAACTTTTTTGAAGCCTCGGTTACACTCATGCAAGTGATGGCAAGAGCATGTGGGCATCATGATTTGAGTCAGTTCAACCGTAACGATTTAACGACTTGGGATCGTGATATGGCACATTTGTCTGGCGTGAAGTACTCGGGGTATGAACACTAG
- a CDS encoding glycoside hydrolase family 1 protein: MAFQENFLWGSASAAYQIEGAANLDGKGDSIWDVYSRVPGNTFKDTTGEVAIDFYHKYEEDIELMREMGLKAYRFSVAWTRIMPDGRTVNPKGVEFYHNVINKLIECGITPILTIYHWDLPQALQDEYQGWESREILTDFTRYCEVLFSEYGDKVPYWVCMNEQNIFTSLGYVQKIHPPKVSDYQRFINANHIASLANANAVKRFKEMGIKGQIGASFAYSPTYAKTASPEDVIAAENAQEIQDLLWMDVYAKGAYPKIGLKLLERLGIHIDFQEGDKELLKAGICDFMGLNYYQSATFVAPENREQTAQTGNAAQVSVVSDVARIPTDDYYVRADNEHLKMTDWNWAIDPEGLRVALRRITSRYNLPILISENGLGAYDTLTEDGRVHDDYRISFLKAHVEAINDAIEDGCEVIGYCTWSYQDLFSWLNGYAKRYGFVYVDRDEESEKDLKRYKKDSFYWYQRVIETNGENLD, from the coding sequence ATGGCATTTCAAGAGAACTTCTTATGGGGCAGCGCATCCGCAGCCTATCAAATCGAAGGCGCAGCAAATCTAGATGGTAAAGGCGATTCGATTTGGGATGTGTACTCACGTGTTCCGGGCAATACGTTTAAAGATACAACAGGTGAAGTGGCGATCGACTTCTACCATAAATATGAAGAAGACATCGAACTGATGCGAGAGATGGGACTAAAGGCCTATCGCTTCTCTGTCGCTTGGACTCGAATCATGCCAGATGGCCGCACGGTAAACCCGAAAGGCGTAGAGTTCTACCATAACGTTATCAATAAACTGATCGAATGTGGTATCACACCGATCCTAACTATCTACCACTGGGATCTTCCACAAGCACTGCAAGACGAATATCAAGGCTGGGAAAGTCGTGAAATTCTGACGGACTTTACCCGTTATTGCGAAGTCTTATTCAGCGAGTATGGTGACAAAGTGCCGTACTGGGTTTGCATGAATGAGCAGAATATTTTCACAAGCCTAGGGTACGTTCAAAAGATCCATCCACCAAAAGTTTCTGATTACCAACGCTTTATCAATGCCAACCATATCGCAAGCCTAGCTAATGCAAATGCTGTGAAGCGATTCAAAGAGATGGGTATCAAGGGTCAAATTGGGGCGAGCTTTGCGTACAGCCCGACATACGCAAAAACCGCCTCTCCTGAGGATGTGATTGCCGCTGAAAACGCACAAGAAATACAAGATCTGCTCTGGATGGATGTCTACGCAAAAGGCGCCTATCCAAAGATTGGTCTAAAACTGCTAGAGCGTCTAGGCATCCACATCGATTTCCAAGAAGGCGATAAAGAACTGCTTAAAGCCGGTATCTGCGATTTCATGGGTCTAAACTATTATCAGTCTGCCACGTTTGTCGCACCTGAAAACCGCGAACAAACAGCACAAACCGGAAATGCCGCGCAAGTATCTGTCGTCTCTGATGTCGCTCGCATCCCTACCGATGATTACTATGTTCGCGCTGATAACGAGCACCTAAAAATGACGGATTGGAACTGGGCGATCGATCCTGAAGGCCTGCGCGTCGCACTTCGCCGCATCACGTCTCGCTACAACCTACCGATCCTTATCAGTGAAAATGGTTTAGGCGCGTACGACACATTGACTGAAGATGGTCGAGTGCACGATGACTATCGTATCTCATTCTTAAAAGCGCACGTTGAAGCGATTAACGATGCTATCGAAGATGGCTGTGAAGTGATCGGCTACTGCACTTGGTCTTATCAAGATCTATTCAGTTGGCTAAATGGTTATGCGAAACGTTATGGCTTCGTTTACGTTGACCGCGATGAAGAAAGCGAAAAAGACCTCAAACGTTACAAGAAAGATAGCTTCTATTGGTATCAAAGAGTCATAGAAACTAACGGTGAGAACCTCGATTAA
- a CDS encoding MerR family transcriptional regulator, whose amino-acid sequence MYRISELAAEVGLSRTALLYYEKQKLICGKRLANGYRVYSDKDLQRVRLIQQLQAGGLTLRECKACLEAKVDRALLQSRLHTLEQEIEHKQKSRDLLAAMLGEGDLKAWHEGLDKLAPDAHLDWLIKQGFSEKDALRLKWLSKNMNEHEIYMADFMTVFETLERWGPGSEQETRKALNAVPKAPKQLLEVGCGKGLATKVLAENSNANITAIDNEQSALDRLNERFEALGLSKRLITVAASMTDLPFEQKSFDLIWAEGSAYIMGVEKALTQWKPLLADNGYIMLSDMVWKTPTPSEASVEFWNQEYPDIQQVETRLEQMKKAGYLVVDHFPMSREAWMNYYGPLGERVKELEPDMSEKAAWKDIKHEVEICTQFADEFGYHMFIVQA is encoded by the coding sequence GTGTATCGAATATCTGAGCTGGCAGCCGAAGTTGGGTTGTCACGAACGGCGCTGCTTTACTACGAGAAACAGAAGCTAATTTGTGGCAAAAGGTTGGCTAACGGCTACCGAGTCTACAGCGATAAAGATTTACAACGAGTCCGATTGATACAGCAATTGCAAGCGGGTGGATTAACACTAAGAGAATGCAAAGCATGTCTAGAAGCTAAAGTCGATAGAGCGCTGCTGCAAAGCCGTTTGCATACGCTTGAACAAGAGATTGAGCACAAGCAGAAGTCGCGCGATTTATTGGCGGCAATGCTGGGTGAGGGAGACCTAAAAGCGTGGCACGAAGGATTGGATAAACTCGCACCCGATGCTCATTTAGATTGGTTGATTAAGCAGGGCTTTAGTGAAAAAGATGCCCTGCGACTGAAATGGTTATCAAAAAATATGAACGAACACGAAATTTACATGGCTGACTTTATGACGGTTTTTGAAACGCTTGAGCGTTGGGGGCCGGGAAGTGAGCAGGAAACACGAAAAGCACTCAACGCAGTACCAAAAGCGCCGAAACAGCTTCTTGAAGTTGGCTGTGGTAAAGGCTTGGCAACCAAAGTACTAGCAGAAAACAGCAATGCAAACATCACTGCAATCGATAATGAGCAGTCTGCGCTGGATCGACTTAATGAGCGCTTCGAAGCGCTTGGCTTATCCAAAAGGCTAATTACTGTCGCTGCAAGCATGACAGATCTACCGTTTGAACAGAAAAGCTTCGACCTTATCTGGGCAGAAGGCAGTGCCTACATCATGGGTGTTGAGAAAGCCCTAACACAATGGAAGCCTCTTTTAGCCGACAACGGATATATCATGTTGAGTGACATGGTTTGGAAGACACCGACACCAAGTGAAGCGTCTGTTGAGTTTTGGAATCAAGAATATCCAGATATCCAGCAGGTAGAAACTCGTCTTGAGCAGATGAAAAAGGCGGGTTACCTCGTTGTTGACCACTTTCCGATGAGCCGTGAAGCTTGGATGAACTACTATGGACCGCTTGGTGAACGTGTCAAAGAGCTTGAACCAGATATGTCTGAAAAAGCAGCATGGAAAGACATTAAGCATGAGGTAGAGATCTGCACTCAATTTGCTGACGAGTTTGGCTACCACATGTTCATTGTTCAAGCGTAA
- a CDS encoding PTS sugar transporter subunit IIC, translating into MNQSIMRLCANQVEQFMNPVAKLLMRSQHLMAMRDGFQLAMPFIFVGCMFVPIIFPPFADSESWMSMAWMDLSLALRPILLPTYQLTLGVVGLIVSFGVSASLAKSYQLPERLSGLTGCMAFLMLAGFYIDGQEDARYLGGAGLFTALIASLYSIEVVRFFIRMGWYIKMPEDVPILTIQSFKLIVPIFAVMISISTFNVFLDAQFGVHFPQLIEELFRPLVLASDSLAAVLISILICQLLWFMGIHGALIITGIMNPFWMSNLLENQTALEAGGQVLPHIYLPAFWDFFVLIGGVGSTLPLVYLAIKSRSKQLKSVGKVGAIPAIFNINEPILFGFPIIMNPLFLVPFIFVPMLNATIAWFLTSAEILDRVVLMIPWSVPAPIGAAWAANGSYMNALMVVFAMVNSYFIYLPFFRTHEKILVEQEEERAKRMQQVQAAQ; encoded by the coding sequence ATGAACCAATCCATTATGAGACTGTGTGCCAATCAGGTAGAGCAGTTCATGAATCCTGTAGCAAAATTGCTGATGCGCAGTCAGCACCTTATGGCTATGCGTGATGGTTTCCAGTTGGCAATGCCTTTCATTTTTGTCGGCTGTATGTTTGTCCCGATTATCTTTCCTCCGTTTGCCGATTCCGAGTCTTGGATGTCGATGGCTTGGATGGACTTATCTCTGGCGTTAAGACCCATCTTGCTGCCAACTTATCAACTGACACTGGGCGTCGTAGGGCTTATCGTTTCTTTTGGCGTTTCGGCCAGCCTCGCGAAGAGCTATCAGTTGCCAGAGCGACTGTCTGGATTGACGGGGTGTATGGCGTTTCTCATGCTGGCCGGATTCTATATCGATGGGCAAGAAGATGCTCGCTACTTAGGTGGTGCCGGTCTGTTTACTGCGCTTATCGCGAGTCTGTATTCAATAGAAGTCGTTAGGTTCTTTATCCGTATGGGCTGGTACATCAAGATGCCAGAAGACGTGCCTATCTTAACGATTCAAAGTTTTAAGCTCATCGTGCCGATCTTTGCTGTGATGATCAGTATTTCGACATTCAATGTTTTTCTTGATGCTCAGTTCGGAGTGCATTTCCCTCAATTGATAGAAGAGCTGTTTCGTCCGTTGGTACTGGCCTCAGACAGTCTCGCTGCGGTTTTGATTTCGATACTGATTTGTCAGCTTCTTTGGTTTATGGGGATTCATGGTGCACTGATCATTACCGGAATTATGAATCCATTCTGGATGTCTAACCTACTCGAGAACCAAACTGCGTTGGAAGCTGGCGGTCAGGTACTCCCTCATATCTACCTACCTGCTTTTTGGGACTTTTTTGTCCTTATCGGCGGGGTAGGTTCAACATTGCCTTTGGTCTATCTTGCGATTAAAAGCCGTTCAAAACAGTTGAAGTCGGTGGGTAAGGTTGGCGCTATTCCCGCGATATTTAATATTAACGAGCCAATATTGTTCGGCTTCCCAATTATTATGAACCCGCTTTTTCTTGTGCCGTTTATTTTTGTCCCAATGCTCAATGCTACGATTGCATGGTTCTTAACGTCGGCGGAGATATTGGATCGCGTGGTATTAATGATTCCATGGTCGGTGCCCGCCCCAATAGGTGCTGCGTGGGCTGCCAATGGTAGCTACATGAACGCTCTAATGGTGGTGTTTGCTATGGTGAATTCTTACTTTATCTATCTGCCTTTCTTCAGAACTCATGAGAAAATCTTGGTAGAGCAAGAAGAAGAGCGCGCCAAACGAATGCAGCAAGTACAAGCGGCTCAGTAG
- the gloA gene encoding lactoylglutathione lyase — MKVLHTMIRVVDLDKSIKFYSEVLGMKVLDRFENEEYRYSLVFVGYEGQDAGSTIELTYNWDTDQYDQGNAWGHIAIGCEDIYAACERIEQLGGNITRAPGPMKGGVTHIAFVKDPDGYSIELIQSSK; from the coding sequence ATGAAAGTTTTGCACACAATGATTCGCGTAGTGGACTTAGATAAGTCCATTAAATTCTACTCAGAAGTTCTTGGTATGAAGGTGTTAGACCGTTTCGAGAATGAAGAGTATCGCTATTCACTCGTTTTTGTTGGCTACGAGGGTCAAGATGCAGGCTCTACCATCGAGCTGACTTATAACTGGGACACAGACCAGTACGACCAAGGCAATGCTTGGGGACATATTGCGATCGGTTGTGAGGACATTTATGCAGCATGTGAGCGTATTGAACAGCTTGGTGGCAACATCACTCGCGCGCCGGGTCCAATGAAAGGCGGCGTAACTCACATCGCGTTTGTGAAAGATCCTGATGGTTACTCTATTGAGCTAATTCAATCGAGCAAATAA